The Phoenix dactylifera cultivar Barhee BC4 chromosome 15, palm_55x_up_171113_PBpolish2nd_filt_p, whole genome shotgun sequence genome contains a region encoding:
- the LOC103704211 gene encoding protein DROOPING LEAF, whose product MDLAPPTEHVCYVHCTYCNTVLAVGVPFKWLMDTVTVKCGHCNHLSFLSPRPMMQTLCPTDHQMAFQGPCNDCWRGQPSSPSSSISSEQMIPKASFVVKPPEKKHRLPSAYNRFMKEEIQRIKAAKPDIPHREAFSMAAKNWAKCDPHCSTTTSDGAAGTVIFPHERENGLTVERFDAFKQLEHKD is encoded by the exons ATGGATTTGGCTCCTCCCACCGAGCACGTATGCTACGTTCATTGCACCTACTGCAACACTGTTCTAGCG GTTGGAGTGCCATTTAAATGGCTTATGGACACAGTGACTGTGAAATGCGGCCATTGCAACCATCTCTCCTTCCTTAGCCCCAGGCCCATGATGCAAACCCTTTGCCCCACTGACCACCAGATGGCATTTCAG GGTCCCTGCAATGACTGCTGGAGGGGTCAGCCTTCATCACCATCTTCATCGATATCAAGCGAGCAAATGATCCCCAAAGCATCATTTGTCGTGAAAC CTCCAGAGAAGAAACACCGACTTCCATCAGCTTACAATCGCTTCATGAA GGAGGAAATACAGCGTATCAAAGCTGCCAAACCTGACATTCCTCATCGAGAAGCATTTAGCATGGCTGCAAAGAAT TGGGCCAAGTGCGATCCACACTGCTCGACAACAACCTCTGATGGAGCAGCAGGAACAGTAATCTTTCCACAT gaaagagaaaatggtCTGACAGTGGAAAGATTTGATGCTTTCAAGCAATTGGAGCACAAAGACTAG